A single genomic interval of Streptomyces sp. BA2 harbors:
- a CDS encoding SRPBCC family protein: protein MSQVEQSIEVNVPVRSAYNQWTQFEAFPEFMEGVQRIEQRTDTLTHWVTKIDGVEREFDAAITEQIPDERVAWTTVEGQAKQAGVVTFHRLDDARTKVMLQMNYDPDGLAETVGDKLGFIKRQVSGDLGRFKQFIEQRGGVETGAWRGEV from the coding sequence GTGTCGCAAGTCGAACAGTCCATCGAAGTCAATGTGCCGGTCCGCTCGGCGTACAACCAGTGGACCCAGTTCGAGGCGTTCCCCGAGTTCATGGAAGGCGTGCAGCGGATCGAACAGCGCACTGACACACTCACCCACTGGGTGACGAAGATCGACGGTGTGGAGCGGGAGTTCGACGCCGCCATCACCGAGCAGATACCGGACGAGCGCGTGGCATGGACCACGGTGGAGGGTCAGGCCAAGCAGGCCGGTGTCGTCACCTTCCACCGCCTGGACGACGCGCGCACCAAGGTCATGCTGCAGATGAACTACGACCCCGACGGCCTGGCCGAGACGGTCGGCGACAAGCTCGGCTTCATCAAACGACAGGTCAGCGGTGACCTGGGACGGTTCAAGCAGTTCATCGAGCAGCGAGGTGGTGTGGAGACCGGCGCCTGGCGCGGCGAGGTCTAG
- a CDS encoding transglycosylase SLT domain-containing protein: protein MRPFPVTANHGRHRGAGSRTARRDRQTSPFDRTGPRATSPTEKVHSRMPTRISTTRTARIRSFSVAGIATAGAAAAALTLVPSQAHAAEPTAASKQVSQAAAADKKYPDNLDGWIKESLDIMKSKGIPGSYEGLHRNIMRESAGDPNAQNGWDVNAQNGTPSKGLLQVIQPTFDAYHVKGTPNNLTDPVANITAAANYAADKYGSIDNVDSAY from the coding sequence TTGCGTCCCTTTCCCGTCACCGCTAACCATGGTCGACATCGCGGGGCCGGAAGTCGGACAGCGCGAAGAGATCGCCAGACATCGCCATTCGACCGCACCGGCCCCCGCGCCACGTCCCCCACGGAAAAGGTTCACTCCCGTATGCCCACGCGCATCAGCACCACCCGCACCGCCCGTATCCGTTCGTTCTCCGTCGCCGGTATCGCCACCGCTGGTGCCGCTGCCGCCGCCCTCACGCTGGTCCCCTCGCAGGCCCACGCCGCCGAGCCGACCGCGGCGAGCAAGCAGGTCTCCCAGGCCGCCGCGGCCGACAAGAAGTACCCCGACAACCTCGACGGCTGGATCAAGGAGTCCCTGGACATCATGAAATCCAAGGGCATCCCCGGCTCCTACGAGGGTCTGCACCGCAACATCATGCGCGAGTCCGCCGGTGACCCCAACGCCCAGAACGGCTGGGACGTGAACGCGCAGAACGGCACCCCTTCCAAGGGGCTCCTCCAGGTGATTCAGCCGACCTTCGACGCCTACCACGTCAAGGGCACGCCGAATAACCTCACCGACCCCGTCGCCAACATCACCGCGGCCGCCAACTACGCCGCCGACAAGTACGGCTCGATCGACAACGTCGACTCCGCCTACTGA
- a CDS encoding 2Fe-2S iron-sulfur cluster-binding protein, with protein sequence MPEHTFRVNGEQVTVSVADDVRLLWVLRDILGITGPKYGCGINVCKACTSHLNGEAVNPCAIPVKDLDPTDEVTTIEGLPATVGKDLHPMQQAWLDHDVVQCGYCQPGQIMAAVALVRRVAAEGRDITDADLDGIRNICRCGTYFRIREAIRAGAAG encoded by the coding sequence GTGCCTGAGCACACATTCCGCGTCAACGGCGAGCAGGTCACCGTCAGCGTCGCCGACGACGTACGCCTGCTGTGGGTGCTGCGCGACATCCTCGGCATCACCGGGCCGAAGTACGGCTGCGGCATCAACGTATGCAAGGCCTGCACCAGCCACCTCAACGGCGAAGCGGTCAACCCCTGCGCGATCCCGGTCAAGGACCTCGATCCCACCGACGAAGTGACCACCATCGAAGGGCTCCCGGCCACGGTCGGCAAGGATCTGCACCCGATGCAGCAGGCGTGGCTCGATCACGACGTCGTCCAGTGCGGCTACTGCCAGCCCGGCCAGATCATGGCCGCCGTGGCGCTGGTCCGCCGTGTCGCCGCCGAAGGCCGCGACATCACCGACGCCGACCTCGACGGAATCCGCAACATCTGCCGCTGCGGCACCTATTTCCGCATCCGCGAAGCCATCAGAGCGGGCGCCGCGGGCTGA
- a CDS encoding molybdopterin cofactor-binding domain-containing protein, producing the protein MTEALGRRRFLGYVLAAPTLVTAAELGPAPAADAASAADAGIPSPDVTELFDLNDMMTAAALPTSGLITVEVHQDGTVSFALPRAEVGQGITTSTAMLIAEELSVPLERVRVTLADARPELVFNQLTGGSNTTIATYTPIRVAAAIARRRLLEAAAVQLDAEEADLTLEAGVITDRSGNSVGIGALAEKAASTRTRKVPVELTAREDFTVIGKPHNRIDALAAVTGRKKFAMDLDVPDAKPTMVCRPPTINGKVGSVANLAEVRAMAGVTDAVVISTGVAVRAETFGQCIDAVRALRVAWRPGSAEGKSDETVLKELEAAELPLGLRPPTPTVEGKFTFYFRGNSALEPNCAIADVRSDRAEIWASLKSPIVAKQAIAARLGLPPGKVTVHVTEGGGSFGRKLFFDAALEAAEASRKTGKPVKLMWHRADDSRQGRTHPMATSRIRVAYAGDTVLSYKQRHTSVSTDLGHGLGEIITAMAARLPVGDIGFSETFFQLSQTMSYDFGVNSRLLSETDKGFNTGSMRNVYSPDVTCARELIVDRLAAKMDKDPYRFRHDFLRDERSRAVLKKAAEAGGWGRPMPADTAQGIAFHAEYKAASAALVEIDCRPETVDRPIRDGVSGPRVTKVVFVVDVGLAVNPRGLEAQMMGGVMDGIALALTSSLHLRDGYFLEASWDNYFYTRQWNTPPELQIIVMPSTSERPGGAGELGVAASMAAVACAYGRATGTMPTSFPINHGKLSFTPKPTVPPIPPSPTDGLDHSR; encoded by the coding sequence ATGACTGAGGCACTCGGGCGGCGGCGGTTCCTCGGATACGTCCTCGCGGCTCCGACCCTGGTGACCGCGGCCGAACTCGGCCCCGCCCCGGCGGCCGACGCCGCCTCCGCCGCGGACGCGGGAATCCCGTCGCCGGACGTCACGGAACTGTTCGACCTGAACGACATGATGACCGCGGCGGCGCTGCCGACCTCGGGTCTCATCACGGTCGAGGTCCACCAGGACGGCACGGTGTCGTTCGCCCTGCCGCGGGCCGAGGTCGGGCAGGGCATCACCACGTCGACGGCCATGCTCATCGCCGAGGAACTGTCCGTGCCGCTGGAACGGGTGCGCGTCACGCTGGCCGACGCCCGCCCGGAGCTGGTGTTCAACCAGCTCACCGGCGGATCGAACACGACCATCGCGACCTACACCCCGATCCGGGTCGCCGCGGCCATCGCCCGACGGCGTCTGCTGGAGGCTGCCGCCGTCCAACTGGACGCTGAGGAAGCCGACTTGACGCTGGAGGCCGGGGTGATCACCGACCGCTCCGGCAACAGCGTCGGCATCGGCGCGCTCGCCGAGAAGGCCGCGAGCACCCGGACCAGGAAAGTGCCCGTCGAGCTCACGGCGCGCGAGGACTTCACCGTCATCGGCAAACCCCACAACAGGATCGACGCCCTGGCGGCGGTGACCGGACGCAAGAAGTTCGCGATGGACCTCGACGTCCCGGACGCGAAGCCGACGATGGTGTGCCGCCCGCCGACCATCAACGGCAAGGTCGGCTCGGTCGCCAACCTCGCCGAGGTCCGCGCCATGGCGGGTGTCACCGATGCCGTGGTGATCTCCACCGGTGTCGCGGTGCGCGCCGAGACCTTCGGCCAGTGCATCGACGCCGTACGAGCACTGCGCGTGGCCTGGAGACCGGGCAGCGCCGAAGGGAAGTCCGACGAGACCGTGCTCAAGGAGTTGGAGGCGGCGGAGCTGCCGCTCGGACTGCGGCCGCCGACTCCGACCGTCGAAGGGAAGTTCACCTTCTACTTCCGCGGCAACAGCGCTCTGGAGCCCAACTGTGCGATCGCCGACGTGCGTTCGGACCGCGCCGAGATCTGGGCGTCGCTGAAATCGCCGATCGTCGCCAAGCAGGCCATCGCCGCCAGGCTCGGGCTGCCTCCCGGCAAGGTCACGGTGCACGTCACCGAAGGCGGTGGGTCCTTCGGCCGCAAGCTGTTCTTCGACGCGGCCCTGGAAGCCGCCGAGGCCTCCCGGAAGACCGGCAAGCCCGTGAAGCTCATGTGGCACCGCGCCGACGACTCCCGGCAGGGCCGCACCCACCCGATGGCCACCTCGCGAATACGCGTCGCCTACGCGGGCGACACCGTGCTGAGCTACAAGCAGCGGCACACCAGTGTCTCCACGGATCTCGGCCACGGGCTCGGCGAGATCATCACCGCCATGGCCGCGCGGCTGCCGGTCGGCGACATCGGCTTCTCCGAGACGTTCTTCCAGCTCAGCCAGACGATGTCGTACGACTTCGGCGTCAACAGCCGCCTGCTCAGCGAGACCGACAAGGGCTTCAACACCGGCAGCATGCGCAACGTCTACTCACCCGACGTCACGTGTGCCCGGGAACTCATCGTCGACCGGCTGGCCGCGAAGATGGACAAGGACCCCTACCGCTTCCGGCACGATTTCCTGCGGGACGAGCGCTCCCGTGCGGTCCTGAAGAAGGCCGCCGAGGCAGGCGGCTGGGGGCGGCCGATGCCGGCCGACACCGCGCAGGGCATCGCCTTCCACGCCGAGTACAAGGCGGCCAGCGCCGCCCTCGTGGAGATCGACTGCCGGCCCGAGACCGTCGACCGGCCCATCCGTGACGGTGTGAGCGGGCCACGCGTCACCAAGGTCGTCTTCGTGGTGGACGTCGGTCTCGCCGTCAACCCCCGCGGCCTGGAAGCACAGATGATGGGGGGAGTCATGGACGGCATCGCGCTGGCCCTGACCTCCAGTCTGCACCTGCGTGACGGGTACTTCCTCGAAGCCAGCTGGGACAACTACTTCTACACCCGGCAGTGGAACACTCCGCCCGAGCTCCAGATCATCGTCATGCCGAGTACGTCCGAACGGCCAGGCGGTGCGGGGGAGTTGGGCGTCGCCGCGTCGATGGCAGCGGTCGCCTGTGCGTACGGTCGCGCGACCGGCACGATGCCCACCAGCTTCCCGATCAACCACGGAAAGCTCTCCTTCACCCCCAAGCCCACGGTCCCGCCGATCCCTCCGTCCCCGACCGACGGTCTTGACCACAGCCGCTGA
- a CDS encoding oxygenase MpaB family protein — MAELSRRRMLASGGALGALGALGAATPAQGRVPMNWTWAPSGSVAGTGAGSDPRWVWDEEADPLLASLLDRGAVPEVNRLLWDWNRNDQPLPHGLPQDLRAFMEKARQLPSWADKGKLETAAEFNKTRGLYLNLLNGVGGGMLSTAIPKEARAVYYSKGGADMEDRVAKTSILGFAVGALNAYRPDGNCIVNAVKTRLVHAAVRHLLQQSPHWGDDIPISQNDMLVTWHTLPTFAMRKMRDWKVPITGAESAAYLHVWQVTAHMLGIKDEYIPATWDAADAQSDQILPPAMGPTREGVELTDILLGQLAEQTSPGSISRPLCNALARYLVGDEVADWDEIPREPVWGPAMKIAWPALVKFREGLIPRPLVPEVAWAIDEAARQYILFYLTKGKETKIDIPVVNRPERAGR, encoded by the coding sequence ATGGCAGAGCTCAGCAGGCGCAGAATGCTGGCCTCGGGTGGGGCCTTGGGGGCGCTCGGAGCGCTGGGCGCGGCGACCCCGGCACAGGGGCGCGTCCCGATGAACTGGACCTGGGCGCCCAGTGGTTCGGTGGCGGGCACCGGCGCCGGCAGCGATCCGCGGTGGGTGTGGGACGAGGAGGCCGACCCGCTGCTCGCCTCACTGCTCGACCGGGGGGCCGTGCCCGAGGTCAACCGTCTGCTCTGGGACTGGAACCGGAACGACCAGCCGCTGCCGCACGGTCTGCCACAGGATCTGCGGGCGTTCATGGAGAAGGCGCGGCAGCTGCCGTCGTGGGCGGACAAGGGCAAGCTGGAGACCGCGGCCGAGTTCAACAAGACCCGGGGGCTGTACCTCAACCTGCTCAATGGAGTGGGCGGCGGCATGCTCAGCACCGCCATACCCAAGGAGGCGCGCGCGGTCTACTACTCCAAGGGCGGCGCCGACATGGAGGACCGCGTCGCCAAGACCAGCATCCTGGGATTCGCCGTCGGAGCCCTCAACGCGTACCGCCCCGACGGCAATTGCATCGTCAACGCGGTCAAGACCCGCCTGGTGCACGCGGCGGTTCGGCACCTGCTCCAGCAGTCTCCCCACTGGGGCGACGACATTCCGATCAGCCAGAACGACATGTTGGTCACCTGGCATACCCTGCCGACCTTCGCCATGCGTAAGATGCGCGACTGGAAGGTCCCGATCACCGGGGCGGAGTCCGCGGCGTATCTGCACGTCTGGCAGGTGACAGCGCACATGCTCGGCATCAAGGACGAATACATTCCCGCCACTTGGGACGCGGCCGACGCCCAGTCGGACCAGATCCTGCCGCCCGCCATGGGGCCGACCCGCGAAGGCGTCGAGCTGACCGACATCCTGCTCGGCCAGCTCGCCGAGCAGACCAGCCCCGGCAGCATCAGCAGACCGCTGTGCAACGCGCTCGCACGCTACCTGGTCGGTGACGAGGTGGCCGACTGGGACGAGATCCCGCGTGAGCCGGTCTGGGGCCCCGCGATGAAGATCGCGTGGCCGGCCCTGGTGAAGTTCCGCGAGGGCCTGATTCCCCGGCCGCTGGTGCCCGAGGTCGCCTGGGCCATCGACGAGGCCGCCCGGCAGTACATCCTGTTCTACCTCACCAAGGGCAAGGAGACGAAGATCGATATCCCGGTCGTCAACCGCCCTGAGCGAGCGGGACGTTGA
- a CDS encoding oxygenase MpaB family protein — MDRLSRRNVLMAGGTLGALGALGAAAPAQARAPWTWSPRGSVAGAGAGEDPRWVWDEEADPLVASLLDRGDVPKVNELLRTWTKNGQPLPAGLPADLRDFMEKARQLPSWADKGKLATAVEFNEKRGLYLGVLYGLASGMMSTVIPKEARAVYYSKGGADMKDRISKTAKLGYDIGSRNAYQPDGEMIVTCVKTRLVHAAVRHLLPQSPHWADVADEEIPISQRDMMVTWHSLPTTVMQKLTAWKVPIPAAESAAFLHSWQLGAHLLGIKNEYIPASWDEANSQAEQVLDPVLAPTPEGIKLADILLNLGSEVDGGIVSKHALGAFTRFILGDRIAEWLEIPRELIWDSLLKTAWGPFIAVREGLLPLPHAPKAYWTFDEFLRKAALLFLSEARPISIEIPQANRPS; from the coding sequence ATGGACCGACTCAGCAGGCGCAACGTATTGATGGCGGGCGGAACGCTGGGCGCGCTCGGCGCTCTTGGCGCCGCGGCACCCGCGCAGGCGCGCGCACCGTGGACGTGGTCCCCCAGGGGCTCGGTGGCGGGCGCCGGTGCGGGCGAGGACCCGCGGTGGGTGTGGGACGAGGAGGCCGACCCGCTGGTCGCCTCACTGCTCGACCGGGGCGATGTCCCCAAGGTCAACGAGCTGTTACGCACCTGGACCAAGAACGGCCAGCCGCTGCCGGCCGGACTGCCCGCGGACCTGCGGGACTTCATGGAGAAGGCGCGTCAGCTGCCGTCGTGGGCCGACAAGGGCAAGCTGGCCACCGCGGTCGAGTTCAACGAGAAACGCGGACTGTACCTCGGCGTGCTGTACGGCCTGGCCAGCGGCATGATGAGCACGGTCATCCCCAAGGAGGCGCGCGCGGTCTACTACTCCAAGGGCGGCGCGGACATGAAGGACCGCATCTCCAAGACCGCCAAACTCGGGTACGACATCGGGTCCCGCAACGCCTATCAGCCCGACGGCGAAATGATCGTGACCTGCGTCAAGACCCGGCTCGTGCACGCGGCCGTGCGCCACTTGCTGCCGCAGTCCCCGCATTGGGCTGACGTCGCCGACGAGGAAATCCCCATCAGCCAGCGGGACATGATGGTCACGTGGCACAGCCTGCCCACGACGGTCATGCAGAAGCTCACCGCCTGGAAGGTGCCGATCCCCGCCGCCGAGTCCGCGGCCTTCCTGCACTCCTGGCAGCTGGGCGCGCACCTGCTCGGCATCAAGAACGAGTACATCCCCGCCTCGTGGGACGAGGCCAACTCCCAGGCCGAGCAGGTCCTCGACCCGGTCCTCGCGCCGACACCCGAGGGCATCAAGCTGGCCGACATCCTGCTCAACCTCGGCTCCGAAGTCGACGGCGGCATCGTCAGCAAGCACGCACTCGGCGCCTTCACACGCTTCATTCTCGGCGACCGGATCGCCGAATGGCTGGAGATCCCCAGAGAGTTGATCTGGGACTCGCTGCTCAAGACGGCCTGGGGCCCCTTCATCGCCGTACGCGAAGGTCTGCTGCCCCTGCCGCACGCACCGAAGGCCTACTGGACCTTCGACGAGTTCCTGCGCAAGGCGGCCCTGCTCTTCCTCTCCGAAGCGCGGCCGATCAGCATCGAGATCCCGCAGGCCAACCGCCCGTCCTGA
- a CDS encoding TetR/AcrR family transcriptional regulator, translating into MNARGRTESGEALMNPTVPRSLLELAFTEAVEGIEGLEAVEGRGGAEGLTPDDEVTTRLLDAAYEQFCRMGIKRSTMADVARLAGLSRITVYRRFASKEALVEQVVRREFRRYFDQFIVEIKDAGSVADRVVLGFVSSLRAIRSHPLIGGLLAVEPDAVVPSMTSDGGRTLAVVRQFVAGRLRQEQRAGNVSGEVDVDLVAEMMVRVSTSFLVVPSQLIDLDDEDQLRALARQFLVPMLSPPVQAPDHP; encoded by the coding sequence ATGAACGCCAGAGGCCGCACAGAATCAGGCGAGGCCCTCATGAACCCCACGGTCCCCCGGTCGCTGCTTGAGCTCGCCTTCACCGAGGCCGTCGAAGGCATCGAGGGCCTTGAAGCCGTCGAGGGCCGTGGAGGCGCCGAAGGCCTCACCCCGGACGACGAGGTCACCACGCGCCTGCTCGACGCCGCCTACGAGCAGTTCTGCCGCATGGGCATCAAGCGCTCCACCATGGCGGACGTGGCACGCCTCGCCGGGCTCTCCCGGATCACGGTCTACCGCCGGTTCGCTTCCAAGGAGGCGCTGGTCGAACAGGTCGTACGGCGTGAGTTCCGCCGGTACTTCGACCAGTTCATCGTCGAGATCAAGGACGCCGGGTCCGTCGCCGACCGGGTCGTCCTGGGATTCGTGAGCTCGTTGCGCGCCATCCGCTCCCACCCGCTCATCGGCGGCTTGCTGGCCGTGGAACCGGACGCCGTCGTGCCGTCGATGACCAGTGACGGGGGCCGGACGCTGGCCGTTGTCCGGCAGTTCGTCGCGGGCAGGCTTCGCCAGGAGCAGCGCGCGGGGAACGTGTCCGGCGAGGTGGACGTGGACCTCGTGGCGGAGATGATGGTCCGGGTCTCCACATCCTTCCTGGTCGTCCCGAGCCAGCTCATCGACCTGGACGACGAGGATCAACTGCGGGCGCTGGCACGGCAGTTCCTGGTCCCGATGCTCTCACCGCCGGTCCAGGCACCTGACCATCCGTGA
- a CDS encoding UdgX family uracil-DNA binding protein (This protein belongs to the uracil DNA glycosylase superfamily, members of which act in excision repair of DNA. However, it belongs more specifically to UdgX branch, whose founding member was found to bind uracil in DNA (where it does not belong), without cleaving it, appears to promote DNA repair by a pathway involving RecA, rather than base excision.), translating to MPGSRDVASGGALPYVPARGGIPALRRAAADCRGCSLYEDATQTVFGAGRARARLMLVGEQPGDQEDKAGEPFVGPAGHLLRKALGEAGIDEEQAYFTNAVKHFKFAPVTEGRKRRIHKAPNLRELTACRPWLAAEVRRVNPELLIALGATAGKSLLGNSFKVTESRGALLSLASGRDLPLAVDEEEGDGHRRLLATVHPSAVLRAKDREEAYGGLVSDLRVAARFLG from the coding sequence ATGCCTGGCTCGCGCGACGTGGCTTCCGGCGGGGCGCTTCCCTACGTGCCCGCACGCGGCGGGATCCCGGCCCTGCGTCGCGCCGCCGCCGATTGCCGCGGCTGTTCCCTGTACGAGGACGCCACCCAGACCGTGTTCGGTGCCGGTCGCGCCCGCGCGCGCCTCATGCTCGTCGGAGAGCAGCCCGGGGACCAGGAGGACAAGGCCGGTGAGCCCTTCGTGGGCCCGGCCGGGCATCTGCTCCGTAAGGCACTCGGCGAGGCCGGCATCGATGAGGAGCAGGCCTACTTCACCAACGCCGTCAAGCACTTCAAGTTCGCGCCCGTCACCGAGGGCCGCAAGCGTCGCATTCACAAGGCGCCCAACCTCCGGGAGCTCACCGCCTGTCGCCCCTGGCTCGCCGCCGAGGTGAGACGGGTGAATCCGGAACTTCTCATCGCGCTCGGAGCGACCGCGGGCAAGTCCTTGCTGGGCAATTCCTTCAAGGTGACCGAGTCGCGGGGCGCTCTGCTCTCCCTGGCGTCGGGCCGGGACCTGCCCCTGGCTGTCGACGAGGAGGAGGGCGACGGCCACCGCCGGCTCCTCGCCACCGTGCACCCTTCGGCGGTACTCAGGGCGAAGGACAGAGAAGAGGCGTACGGGGGGCTCGTGTCGGACCTGCGGGTGGCTGCCCGATTTCTTGGCTGA
- a CDS encoding type III effector protein, with product MAATGPPNPPHAQGRNPASFPAAASALEAIRDAMRVAGREGADASPAGDTDPEQALASLLLLREVREQLAAWEAGLIETARHAGASWADLAQPLGVASRQAAERRYLRQRPGPTGSTGEQRVQATRQRRAADRTRTAWARTNAAALRRLAGQVTALSGLPPKARVPVGHLDAALADDDPAALIEPLNAARPYVERTRPDLAAQLDALVGNLDENGPV from the coding sequence ATGGCAGCAACCGGCCCGCCGAACCCACCCCACGCCCAAGGCCGGAATCCGGCGTCCTTCCCGGCCGCGGCCTCGGCCCTGGAGGCCATCCGCGACGCCATGCGGGTCGCCGGGCGGGAGGGCGCGGACGCGTCACCCGCCGGCGACACCGACCCGGAGCAGGCCCTGGCCTCGCTGCTGTTGCTGCGCGAGGTCCGTGAACAGCTCGCCGCGTGGGAAGCCGGCCTGATCGAGACCGCCCGCCACGCGGGAGCCAGTTGGGCCGATCTCGCCCAGCCTCTGGGGGTCGCCAGCCGCCAGGCCGCCGAACGCCGCTACCTGCGCCAGCGCCCCGGGCCGACCGGAAGCACCGGCGAGCAGCGCGTACAAGCCACCCGTCAGCGCCGTGCCGCCGACCGCACCCGCACCGCCTGGGCCCGGACCAATGCCGCCGCCCTGCGCCGCCTCGCCGGCCAGGTCACGGCTCTCAGCGGACTTCCGCCGAAAGCCCGGGTCCCGGTCGGCCATCTCGACGCGGCTCTCGCCGACGACGACCCCGCGGCCCTGATCGAGCCACTGAACGCGGCCCGTCCGTACGTGGAGCGCACCCGCCCCGACCTCGCCGCCCAGCTCGACGCCCTCGTCGGCAACCTCGACGAGAACGGCCCCGTCTGA
- a CDS encoding Hsp20/alpha crystallin family protein — MLMRTDPFRELDRLAQQLVGPGTWSRPSAMAMDAYREGDEYVVAFDLPGVTAEAIDIDVERNMLTVKAERRPVTKSESVQMELSERPLGVFSRQIVLADALDTERIQADYDAGVLTLRIPIAERAKPRKISIGNEASRQQISG, encoded by the coding sequence ATGTTGATGCGCACCGATCCCTTCCGCGAACTCGACCGCCTCGCCCAGCAGCTGGTCGGCCCCGGCACGTGGTCACGGCCGTCCGCGATGGCCATGGACGCCTACCGCGAAGGCGATGAGTACGTGGTGGCCTTCGATCTGCCCGGCGTCACCGCCGAGGCGATCGACATCGACGTAGAACGGAACATGCTGACCGTCAAGGCCGAGCGCCGGCCGGTCACCAAGTCCGAGAGCGTCCAGATGGAACTGTCCGAGCGGCCCCTTGGCGTGTTCTCCCGCCAGATCGTGCTGGCCGACGCGCTGGACACCGAGCGCATCCAGGCGGACTACGACGCGGGAGTACTGACCCTGCGCATCCCGATCGCCGAGCGTGCCAAGCCCCGCAAGATCTCCATCGGGAACGAAGCGTCCCGCCAGCAAATCAGCGGCTGA
- a CDS encoding DUF2267 domain-containing protein, with amino-acid sequence MSERPEPTRPHPAMTFRQMLEKVRLEGAYPTRERAEQAVQLVLGGLGRQLTGDERVELAARLPFEAARVLTAQIPATQPLTGWGFVKDLATRAGASPATTRWDTGAVLAAVAVLAGPDLLTRILAQLPSGYALLFGRAELIQAA; translated from the coding sequence ATGTCCGAACGGCCTGAACCCACCCGGCCCCACCCCGCGATGACCTTCCGGCAGATGCTGGAGAAGGTTCGCCTCGAAGGCGCCTACCCCACACGGGAGCGGGCCGAGCAAGCCGTCCAGCTGGTCCTCGGCGGTCTGGGCAGACAGCTGACCGGGGACGAACGCGTCGAACTGGCCGCCCGCCTGCCCTTCGAGGCCGCGCGCGTCCTCACCGCCCAGATCCCCGCCACCCAGCCCCTCACCGGCTGGGGCTTCGTCAAGGATCTCGCCACCCGAGCCGGCGCGAGCCCCGCCACCACACGCTGGGACACCGGCGCTGTCCTGGCCGCCGTCGCCGTGCTTGCGGGCCCCGATCTCCTGACGCGCATCCTGGCCCAACTCCCCTCCGGCTACGCCCTCCTGTTCGGCCGAGCCGAACTGATCCAGGCGGCGTAG
- a CDS encoding SRPBCC family protein, protein MAVRHRLIKRSVADVWSVLADGSRYGDWVVGTSRSEPGEGRWPEVGSSITYTVRVGWRTLSGTTTVRRCEEPGILELEADSGWLGAARIAVDVRPWGEYALVIVDEHPLDGPGGALHNAAVDALIQLRHRAMLARLADVVEKSSQRAYESA, encoded by the coding sequence ATGGCCGTACGACACCGATTGATCAAGCGGTCCGTGGCCGACGTCTGGTCGGTCCTCGCGGACGGGTCGCGCTACGGCGACTGGGTGGTCGGCACGTCCCGTTCGGAGCCCGGGGAAGGCCGCTGGCCCGAGGTCGGCTCCAGCATCACGTACACGGTGCGTGTGGGGTGGCGGACCCTGTCGGGGACCACGACCGTCCGGCGGTGCGAGGAGCCCGGCATTCTGGAGCTCGAGGCCGACAGCGGCTGGCTCGGCGCCGCGCGGATCGCCGTCGACGTACGGCCCTGGGGCGAGTACGCCCTGGTCATCGTCGACGAACACCCGCTGGACGGACCCGGCGGGGCGCTCCACAACGCGGCCGTGGACGCACTGATCCAACTGCGGCACCGCGCCATGCTCGCCCGCCTTGCGGACGTCGTGGAGAAGTCTTCGCAGCGTGCGTACGAGTCGGCCTGA